TCCAACTCAAGCCAGCAAGTTTCATCCCCAAACACAGCATCCTCATccaaaaatttcaaatcaaGACCATTGGAGTAGTTAAATTGGGATGCCAAGTTTGATAGCCTTGTTGTTCCTACTATTCTACTCGCATTCCTATTATCTGGAAAGAATCTCCTAACACAATCCCATGCCTCAATATTCCAAATATCATCCATCACAATAACATACTTTCTTCCTATCAAATATTTGTACAAATGATCACCTAACTCATCTTCACTCAAATCCTTCCTGTTGTTCTCCTTATCCTTCTTATCTACTTGATCAAGAACTTGTCTAAGAATTTCTCTTGCATTATACTCTTGAGAAATTGTACACCACGCACAAACATCAAAATGTTCTTGGATGAGTGGACTCACATAGATATTCCAAGCAATTGCCTATCCCACCCATTCCAACAATCGGGATAATTTGACGAGCGAGTCCTCCAGTGATCTTGTCCAGCATTTGATCAAAGACATCATCAAAACCAACCATTGTAACCTTATGAGCAGCGGAAGCAGATCTACACGAGCCTGCAACAGCAGCAGTGCTCATAGACTTTATGATGTGGAGTTGATCTTGAACTACCATCTTCTCTTTAATCTCAATCTtgatcaaattcatattttCGATCACTTCTGCAGACCTGTTGAAAGCAATTTATCACCATGGCTTGATTAGAGTTCAAagagaaatatatatatatatatatatatatatatatatatatatatatatatatatatatatatattcatttcctttttgtatcttttgttctattgttctttttaatctcagccccacgattttgtcatccgacggttagattgatgtcacgtgtcatttaataatgcagattttcagttgaataatgcacaccgactaataatgcaaatttttcgtcaaataatgcagatcatcacaaccatccaattcaaggatccaagggctgtgattaaaaagaacattggACTGAAAAGTTGCGAATGACCTTaacacacccatatatatatatatatatatatatatatatatatatatatatatatatatatatatatatatatatatatatatatatatatacacgttGAAGGATTAAGAGCAAGCAACAAGAAACAATAAGAGAGATTTTATTGTTTGTTGTAAATTGAACAGGACCTTGATAGAATTCAGCGGAGCTGATGTTTTCTACATCATTTCTTGCTCGAACATGAATTTGATCGACAATATAAGACTCGATCACATCTTCAGCATCGTAAGCTGCTTCAGCAATGCGACTCTCCCAATAATCTTCATCCTTGGTGTAGCCACCTTGGGGCGAATAGCTTTCAAGAACATGTTGCAAGGATGTAACTGCTTGAGTGAGAGATTCAATCTGTTTTTGGTGGATGCAAATAGGAGGGTGTGGATGATTTTGTAGTTGATCAATAATATTCACCACGGAAACTAAAGCTCCATAAGCAGCCATTTCACTCAATCTcaagaagaagataatttttTATAAGAAAGAAACGAAAAACAAGTTTATCATGAATAGTGTAGCAATTGGATGATTATATTCATAATTGATGCCTGTATCTTTCCCACTATCTGTTATGGGCCACAAATTCGACGACTTTCGGAAAAGAAATTGATGAGAGCTGTAAAGTATTGAGTCACTTTTTATGCCATCAATAATtctatttaaaacaaaaatatagtaCTTCCTTCGTTCCTAGTAGATGACATAGTTGGAGAATAGTTGGAGAATGGTACGTGATTTGAGGAGATCTTGTTTTGTGGTTAGATGGAgcgagaaaatagtatatttatattaatgtgagagaaaacCTTTTtaagaaaaggaaatgtgactaCGCATGCAAAACGGTTCGGAACCgctggttccggttcatgaacggcggttcacggttcatcatatgcatgaaccggaaccggcccgccaagggttccggcggttccggttcaaaaaaccggcgatTTACGTGGCGGTTCAAAACTGTCGGTTTGcggcctgaaccgccggttccgagctggttcggcggttcgtccaatttttttttttgcattatttttatttgtttatgtatgaaatgtgcgtaaataaaattcaaaaaaatacgatgaaagttgcaattttattgagattatacgtttacaacaattacaaatcgaaaaaaccttgaggtcttgaagtcttaaacaaaaatttaaatacaaacgagagtactagtcaacaacgaagctaattacaaatgacaaaaagGACATAGAAGTTCTTATAAAAaacttataagtatatatattcttaatcggcgaaggagatctttctacataactaaattaaggacacctttagcaattcaactttaaatgttgagtttagtctaacaatcaacaattatagtagaattgtcaaaagtttccttgatttagccgtatagagaaatctacttcatcgactagagtatatacaaattcaattatgtaattatatttgcatatttttaaagtagcaacaaatagaaaaaaaagaaataaagaaaaaatgacTTGAGCTCagcttaaatttaaaatttaagttgaggtgcctacgtatccccaatgcttaTTTGCATTAAAGAATCAAAACGCacatagttctcttaccttacttacctatttggctaggtcggcggcggttgacggttggcctacgattcatccccggtgaattcatcttgtgatccctcctgacgatcatcccaatcattttcttgttcttggacgtcagctttggcccaatcatcaactaacatcacggcttccatatttttcactgagagcttacttcttgattcatccaacacacgcgagccaacactaaaagcggactccacggcgacagtggaagctggaacaaaaaaaatctccttggccattgacgcaaggatgggaaaatctttctagTGGGTTCCCTACCAATCGAGGACGttgatttgggcgggaggagtaggaccttcatcaccaaaggaaaagagtgaatcgaaatataaatctaattcactcaCCATACCTGaagaccttccgccggtgctgtaacTGTAcaggtcggctaattgggattgcgcgtcggggtcatcataatcggcttgaaatgcgaagccatagttatgttgtggaggagggggggtcttctgacttggtgggtagtgttatatttggtttcatattcggtgtagagagcgcgcaagttaaactcgaggGTTTGTTGAATAAAggaccggtccgggagggttatttgaaatgtttctgagaggtctactccaaattcgtcactggtataggattggattgcttgaagggggccaagatcaatagaactcaaattgttataataaaaatctaaaatcctagaggtaccggctaatttctattttggatccaatacctttgcaatcaaaaacacggtTGGAATCttactgaaatacttaagccatttttcaatcatataatataaaacacacattaattcaggtgaagaggaagcatttttcattgcagttttaaaaccaagtgatatatacatgcaatgctctaaaacacgaacaacagtgcagtaataaacacccgataattcaacagtatcatttttgaaatatttgaacaatttaaataaagccacgctatgttcccaacaactatgtgaaagatataaatcatgaacgggataggttctataaaaatcacataaagaatctttatgcgtcaaagtagaattcagacaatcatatgtggaattccatctatgagacacacccatagtaaaattcgtatatctaacattcttttgatggcaatatttcttccatgctttgccaatagccGGCTTTTGATgaattaatctaactgcagttctaataggactaacatgcttttgccataattcaagcgcatcttgtacacataaatttaaaatatgaaatatgcatcttttatgaaaacacttacctccaattaccggagcacaagccgcaatcaaatcgctaatacttgcagtgttagcagttgcattatcaaaaccaatagaaaatatcttgttgcataattgaaactcatttaaaacttgtataatcaaataagcaatttcgggtgcagtgtgtggagtttcaaattctctaaaacctattaaatgcttgtttaaagtccaactattgtccacaaagtgaaccgtaatgcccatgtatgaatgccggttaaaacaatcagtccacacatttgagcaaatgttcactttgtggcccaagttaactaaataacgtgataattcaacctTTTTCTCTAAACATTTCCTAatggtagatcgttgaacggtcattcgccctattcttttgatagctacgtttaaaccactttgcatagtaacctcaatttttttgtcatcataaacattaaaaggaaaatgcttcattgccgtccatctagtcataacatcagaaaaaaaaatttgatcatatttaaaaagaggcgtacctgacgaacccgagccaccgggttggaagtttagttgggtttgggtagaggtagtgccgcattctacctgatgctttgtcaccaaatggcgacggagggtgccatatccccacCACTCGAGAATTtttagactttatcacaatagttgcaatacgcatgaaacgccgatgtctcttcttgagagtgcggatcatgaggacttggaatcaccaccggaaccttcttgtagtgtttgacaaaaatatcagatttcaaagcttttaccatgttagtgggtggaggggggaGGCATCttctcatttccgccggtgctagacggaatacgagaatgagatctatcatcattgttgcccgagtccgacgatatagacacgtcgtactcgtcattttgttgggaaccaccgcccccgcccccaccttgatgcatttcagcgagtagcatggccatcctatgatcttcttctatctataaatataatataaattgaagtttaattaggaacacaaaaaaaattacaaaactcaatcttatgaaattatggattgtaaaaataatttttcattacttacttgcatgcgttcagccgccacttgggaaacctcttccataacttctcgacgactaggtcgccttgattttgagggacgactagtactttgatcttgggcaattcccttgccccgatcaccacgtcccggtccaccacgagaagaagacatagtgataaatgaaagtagtatggattgaatatggagtattgaataagTGTTAAATAAcgagcacaacaacaaatatagtagtaactagtaactagtaaacaacttgagcaattagagaggatgaggagagaatagagaaataaagattgagaatgaaatccttgttaacacaagaatggggtgagtaaaaatgagtgggaagtggggtatttataggagtaaaattggaagaaataaacaaaaaaaaaattgaaatttcaaattcggccgaaaccggcggtttaccgcctgaaccggcgatTCAACcataaaccggcggttcagtccacggttttctgacggaaaccgccggtttctgaccggttttcagcCTACGacctgccacctgaaaaagtcaccggaaccgccggaaactgacggttttcgtcagaaaccgccggtttgaaccgcaACCCTAGCCTGCAACCCTACGCCCCTAATCCCTCGACCCTGAACCGGTCCGCCTGAACCGCGAACCCGCTGGACGGTTCAAACACCCGGTTccagttcatgaaccggcgggcccgaaccggcggttaaccgccgggccggttcggtttgtgcatgcttaaatgtgacatcttttatgggataaactaaacaggaaagtatgacatctattatgagatgAAGGAAGTAAATGAAATATAGAATGAGGTAGGGGTGTGAaccgttgctaacttttcttaaattgctaccttgctaactcatcaacgtagcatattcaaaatgtcaacatgatcacattaaaatgtcaacacatatttgtgtttacaattttaaaaattgtgttgaaatttaaatataaatgttaacacaatgtattaaaatatcaacttaagtttatgtcGACATTTCATTATCATTGtatgacatttttaatacactgcgttgacgagttagcaagttagcaatttaagaaaagttagcaacggatcacacaTTTAATGAGATATATTACAAAATATTCTagacaatataaataattttaaataatataaataaaaaagtacataaaaCCACACttacaaataatattttcataatacccataaatttttaaaaaataattctttACATTTtcagaatattaaaaaaaataccgaTACCTTTCAAACCaatagtacttgtttatctgATGAAGTGGCGTGAAATCATAAAACCAATAATTGAATATTTAGCacttttgaattttgtttttgaCTCGTGGTAATGTATTGTGATTGTCACGTCTGCCAAGTATAATTGTTTAGTTTCTGTCTTCATCTCATTTTGTCGGGTGAAATAGATTCACTTTTGCATTTTATCAAACAATTCATACACATTTTTCAGGTAATTTGTTAATCACAAAACAACGTAAGCTCATTATCGATTTTGTATCTTAGAACGCAACTCAATAAACTATTTTCAtaggcaaaataaataaataattgggTCATAGACATCACACTAGTATTTGTCATAGACATGTTACGACTTACTCCCTCCAATTATCGTCTtatatttctttatttgaacGGTCcacaataaatgtctcatttcattaTTACAATTTTTAGTAAATAGACCCCACAGTCTAATACATCATTCTACTCACAATTTGgctccacattctactaactttttctgtccattttttttacaaagtcaaataatttttcaaaacaTGCACTGatcaaatatgaaatatttaatgaTAGAGTACAATTTGTCACATAAATGCTACAAGTATTTGTCATAGAAACTATTTTCATAGGCAATGTGAATAAAAAATTTGGACTCGTATGTAAGCCCAACCCAAAAATATGGAGGAACAAGAGAGATAATAGAGAACACAAATTTTATTACTCTTTAAATTTGAAGATAGATCAAATAACAACAATTACAATATATTTAAAGGCAACATAAAACCTCTACTATCTTAACTTATTGAAAATTAAGTGTCCTAAATACCACCAAATTAGGAAACGGAAATCTTAAATTAAATGGAAGAAACTTTGACCTCTCCGAAATACCACTAAATATTGTAAttgaaatcataaataaaatggaacaaAAGTTTGACCACTTCAACGGTAAGTTTCACTATTTTTCAACACTCCCATCTTCAGTTCTTATCTGCTTCAAATCGATCTCTTAATTCAAAACCTTTTCTCGGAAAAGTGGTGATGCACTTCGATGTGTATTGTTCGAGCATGAAACACTGGATTTTCACCAAGCTTAATAGCACTTTCGTTATCACAACGAATCAAAACCGAATACTTCAAGTCACAAAAACTTTCTTGGACAAGCCTCTTGAGCCAAACATACTCTTGAATAGCCATCGAAGCTGCCACATATTCAGCCTCACAACTTGAGAGCACAATTGTGCTTTGCTTTTTGCTGCACCACGAGATTGTTGTTGATCCCATATCGAAACAATAGCCCATTTTTTAGCGTCTATCATTTATATCACCGGCCCAATTTGTATCTACAAAACCACTCAATAAGAATGATGTTCCTTGCTTTTAATGCAATCTGAAATGCATAGTGTTCTTGATGTAGCGAAGAATTCGCTTTGCTGCAATCAAATAAGGCTTTCGTGGCTTTCCCATAAACTGAGATATGACTCCAACAGAGAAAAAAATGCCATGCCTTGTGatatataaatagaagaaaCTACTAACAAGTTGGCGAAAAAGTGTTCCATCTGCTAGCAACTTTCCTTCATCTTTGAATCCTGCATACAAGAACGATCAaacatgtttgaaacatgtccTCGTTGCGAGACAAAATATCCATTTGAATTTGTTACTTCTAGGCAAAGAAAACAATTAACTTCTCCTAAACTTTTCATATCAAAACGAACAGACAAGGCCTCTTGAAGACGAATAATTTCAGCATCATCGTTGCCCGTAATAATCATATTATCCACGTAGAGAAGAACCATCATACAAGATAAAGATgttttcttgaaaaataaacGGAAATCAATTTCAGAAGAGTTATAACCACAAAATAGATATTGAGCAATTTTACCATACCAAGCACGCGAAGCTTACTTGAGGCCGTACAATGACTTCTTAAGACGACACATGTAGTTTGGAAACTCTTTCGAAACTAATCCATCTGGTTGTTCCGTAAAGAT
This DNA window, taken from Salvia splendens isolate huo1 chromosome 18, SspV2, whole genome shotgun sequence, encodes the following:
- the LOC121777823 gene encoding uncharacterized protein LOC121777823, coding for MAAYGALVSVVNIIDQLQNHPHPPICIHQKQIESLTQAVTSLQHVLESYSPQGGYTKDEDYWESRIAEAAYDAEDVIESYIVDQIHVRARNDVENISSAEFYQGLQK